One genomic window of Nicotiana sylvestris chromosome 10, ASM39365v2, whole genome shotgun sequence includes the following:
- the LOC104229632 gene encoding uncharacterized protein, whose product MATYTFEQNEYLEDVIESQGFYVMNDFGWKTPCGIVKIGKNSEAFEKAKKATTFAVDKYNEKSEKSKLELLRIMNVNFEPTAGAIYYISLEAMDLFSRKILHYQAKVWEKINTGYKVEIFRFAPYMPKLSECVEEKHCCIKVNNLQDWMDENYLYYKCCYTFKKFVSVEVIRDKETGKSMGYGFLWFKTHSEAMEFLEKNEGKQMPNSSQNYSLVFGKF is encoded by the exons ATGGCAACGTATACTTTCGAACAAAACGAATACTTGGAAGATGTGATTGAGAGTCAG GGTTTCTATGTGATGAACGATTTTGGTTGGAAAACACCATGTGGAATAGTGAAAATTGGCAAAAATTCTGAAGCTTTTGAAAAAGCAAAGAAAGCTACAACTTTTGCAGTAGATAAATACAATGAGAAATCAGAGAAATCAAAGTTGGAATTATTGAGAATTATGAATGTTAATTTTGAACCTACTGCTGGTGCAATTTATTATATTtctttggaagccatggatttatTTTCTAGGAAAATTCTTCATTATCAAGCTAAGGTTTGGGAAAAAATCAACACTGGTTATAAAGTTGAGATTTTTCGATTTGCCCCTTATATGCCAAAGCTCTCAG AATGTGTGGAAGAGAAACATTGCTGTATTAAGGTTAATAATTTGCAGGACTGGATGGATGAGAATTATCTTTATTATAAGTGCTGTTACACATTCAAAAAG tttgtttctgtGGAGGTGATTAGGGATAAAGAAACTGGCAAATCTATGGGCTATGGTTTTCTTTGGTTCAAAACTCATTCAGAAGCAATGGaatttttagagaaaaatgaAGGAAAGCAAATGCCAAATTCCAGCCAGAATTACTCATTGGTGTTTGGAAAATTTTGA